The Candidatus Dechloromonas phosphoritropha genome includes a region encoding these proteins:
- a CDS encoding cob(I)yrinic acid a,c-diamide adenosyltransferase → MSTTDKDQDPERKGNRLSKIVTRTGDAGTTGLGDGSRTTKDSLRIDAMGEVDELNSGLGVLLCEELPDTVRAALLDIQNELFDLGGELCLPGMEVVKEVQVARLEALAEEFNSDLPMLKEFILPGGTRPAALAHVSRTVCRRAERAIVRLANAEAVSDAARRYINRLSDLLFILGRVLNRAGGRGDVLWQKGKTAA, encoded by the coding sequence ATGAGCACAACGGATAAAGACCAGGATCCGGAACGCAAGGGCAACCGCCTGTCGAAGATCGTCACCCGCACCGGCGACGCCGGCACCACCGGCCTCGGCGACGGCAGCCGGACAACCAAGGACAGCCTGCGCATCGATGCCATGGGCGAGGTCGACGAACTGAACTCCGGCCTCGGCGTCCTGCTTTGCGAGGAACTGCCGGACACCGTGCGCGCCGCACTGCTCGACATCCAGAACGAACTCTTCGACCTCGGCGGCGAGCTCTGCCTGCCGGGTATGGAAGTGGTCAAGGAAGTGCAGGTCGCCCGCCTCGAGGCGCTCGCCGAAGAGTTCAACTCCGATCTGCCGATGCTCAAGGAATTCATCCTGCCCGGCGGCACCCGCCCGGCCGCCCTCGCCCACGTGAGCCGCACGGTCTGCCGCCGTGCCGAGCGGGCCATCGTCCGCCTGGCGAACGCCGAAGCGGTGTCTGACGCGGCGCGCCGCTACATCAACCGCCTTTCCGACCTGCTGTTCATTCTCGGCCGCGTCCTCAACCGCGCCGGTGGCCGCGGCGACGTGCTGTGGCAGAAAGGCAAGACCGCCGCATGA